Genomic DNA from Kluyveromyces lactis strain NRRL Y-1140 chromosome C complete sequence:
GAGTTGGAAAGTGTCCTTTGGCTATACGCGAAGAATGCCAACTGGAGTAAGGATTACGACAGTTATAATACTACAGATCTGGGTACTTCATATAAGCAAATGAACCAGATTGACCTGGTGCCTACCCTCTCCTTACTATTGGGAATTCCAATTCCATTCAATAATTTGGGTTGGCCGTTGGATGAAATTGCAAATGACCCTGAAGAATTAACGCTTTACCACAATATATGTCGGAACCAATTAGAGAAATATTTGAGCGTCAGTAACATAATCGGTGCCACTGCTAGACGTGATGCGTTGATAAGCGTCGAGAACCACCCAGAGTTTCAACAAATGTTCCTTGAAATTTGTAAAGATTTGTGGGcaagatttgatttcacAAGTATATGCGTAGGAATAGCACTCAtggctttttctttgatattgttACTCATTATAATCAAGTTGATACCTTCGATAGTTGTTGGCCAGATGGTTGGTGATTTCGTTGGTTGTGTCGTAGTCATTTCGGCAATATCAAATGTCAGCTTCCAAGGTATCTACCAAGTGTTACATCAACCAGCATTTTTGGATAATTCTCTTTGGTGCTCTGCTTTTGCTACTTCTGTTGGAATTATTTTGGGAGTGTTCATCCCTATATTTGATCGCTATAGTGTCCAATGGTTATGTTTACGTTTGGTTGAAGAACTATCCGATTATTGGTCAAGAATAGCGACCTTATTCATCACATTGCACGCCCTTCTGTTTACCTCTAATTCATTTACCATTTGGGAAGATAGGATTGTCGCTTTCTTGCTAACCACTTTTGGTATGCTAACATTATATGAATTCGCGTTCCTACCGCAAAGACACTCAACAGCTGCTATTTTATCTGGAGCCGGAGAAAAACAAGGGACTTTATCCGGTAAATCTGTGGGCGAATCTAATTCAGATTCTTTACCGCTGGGCAGATTCGCAAGGATATTAGGTGGGTATCATTCTATTGTGTTGGTTCTATGCACAAGACTCTCTTCCATGATTACTATTTGCCGTGAAGAACAAGGACCATATTGCACGCCAACGTTTACTATCTCCAATAACTATTCATACTATACCATGTTGGGGTGTTTATTTTTAATTCCTGCAATCCCTTCTTGTATTAAGGGTTATTACAACGTATGCTCATCTTATCAAGCAGCAGCACCGATCTGGATCGGGTTGATTCTAAAGGGTTCTTTGTTTGCGAGTTTCACATACTGGTCTTTACTGACAATAGAAAATAAATTCGAAGATTTAGCATGGGACCTAACTATCTGGAAATATACTATATCTCGTATTATTGTCGGTATATCGTTAATTGCCTGTAATATTGGCTGGATGAAAGGGCCCCTATGTGTTAAACTAAACATCCATAATACAGACTTGAAATCTCAACAGGCCACAATCTTAGGTTACTCTAACGTCTATGGATCCCAATACTTTCTATTGGTCATAAACTTTTTGATGGCTATCATGCTTTTCAATAAGCCATTAGGTCAACTATCAATATTCTTAATGTGCAACCAATTACTTTCTATCATTGAAATATGTGACCTACTCAAAGTAAAAGAGAGTTTAATCGGACCCGTTGCCCTTGGTTTACTAGCGTATCAACAGTTTTTCAGTACTGGGCATCAAGCGACAATTCCATCAGTTCAATGGGATATGGGTTTCATTTTAACAGAAAAGATCATTTTTCCTTGGACACACCTTGGGATTGTATTGAATACCTTTGGGCCATTCATATTGGTAGCGCTTTCCGTGGCCTTATTAACTCTTTGGAAGCAACCGCCAAGTGTCTTACAACCACAAACAATTCTTGCAAGAATTGTTTCGAATTCCGGTACTTTGTTGATATATAACAGTGTTCTATGTTTGAGCAGTTTTGTTTGGGTGACGCATTTCAGAAGACACCTAATGGTGTGGAAAATATTCTGTCCTCGATTCCTATTTGCATCATTATGTTTGA
This window encodes:
- the GPI13 gene encoding mannose-ethanolamine phosphotransferase GPI13 (similar to uniprot|Q07830 Saccharomyces cerevisiae YLL031C), giving the protein MNPTVSDERDRAERIRLSIMGPQTRSSRMSYRISRFKSTHTLYILLLASLAVLQFISIAFFAKGFLLTRTVLDNVAELDPQLPFEAKYDKMVLLIVDALRFDFVIPVDENHAKYNPNYHNNLKVLYETAHNSTDSVLLKFLADPPTTTLQRLKGLTTGSLPTFIDAGSNFNGDVIDEDNLIKQLYLHNKKIFFAGDDTWDALFNPYLAPESVPYESLNVWDLDTVDNGVISYLEEYYFNEEKRSEYDILIGHMLGVDHVGHKYGPNHFTMKEKQLQVDELLRKIISTADDNTLYVVMGDHGMDHTGNHGGDSQDELESVLWLYAKNANWSKDYDSYNTTDLGTSYKQMNQIDLVPTLSLLLGIPIPFNNLGWPLDEIANDPEELTLYHNICRNQLEKYLSVSNIIGATARRDALISVENHPEFQQMFLEICKDLWARFDFTSICVGIALMAFSLILLLIIIKLIPSIVVGQMVGDFVGCVVVISAISNVSFQGIYQVLHQPAFLDNSLWCSAFATSVGIILGVFIPIFDRYSVQWLCLRLVEELSDYWSRIATLFITLHALLFTSNSFTIWEDRIVAFLLTTFGMLTLYEFAFLPQRHSTAAILSGAGEKQGTLSGKSVGESNSDSLPLGRFARILGGYHSIVLVLCTRLSSMITICREEQGPYCTPTFTISNNYSYYTMLGCLFLIPAIPSCIKGYYNVCSSYQAAAPIWIGLILKGSLFASFTYWSLLTIENKFEDLAWDLTIWKYTISRIIVGISLIACNIGWMKGPLCVKLNIHNTDLKSQQATILGYSNVYGSQYFLLVINFLMAIMLFNKPLGQLSIFLMCNQLLSIIEICDLLKVKESLIGPVALGLLAYQQFFSTGHQATIPSVQWDMGFILTEKIIFPWTHLGIVLNTFGPFILVALSVALLTLWKQPPSVLQPQTILARIVSNSGTLLIYNSVLCLSSFVWVTHFRRHLMVWKIFCPRFLFASLCLIVSQLVVTFITIGFASSRLIRQISQLFSK